A genomic region of Bdellovibrionota bacterium contains the following coding sequences:
- the pilM gene encoding type IV pilus assembly protein PilM yields MFFDSNKVIGLDIGTSSIKIVELDVGQRKTTVMAFGVAPTPAGTIAGGEIIDPITLSQAIKSLIEKINTKRKHASVGIWGTAVIVKRVGLPKMDLQLLDEQIRWEAEQYIPFDIQEINLEYHVLNSSQASADTMDILLVAAKKDLIMNYLETVESAGISCSVLDVSSFALANCFMKNHPEFNNDTIAVFDIGSGITNFVVVENGEVVFARDIPMGGFNYTSDIQKGMGVSVEEAEGLKLDISLGRPAPEELKTIVQSSHENFCDELNRSLDFFTSTSNQGKIQRIYLTGGGSLMIGLKESLANLSQLPVEMFNPFHSIQVDKNAIASEYISQIAPLAAVAVGLGLRKAGDR; encoded by the coding sequence ATGTTTTTTGATTCAAATAAAGTCATCGGACTCGACATTGGAACGAGCTCAATAAAAATCGTTGAGTTGGATGTAGGCCAACGCAAGACGACAGTCATGGCTTTTGGCGTAGCTCCTACTCCTGCGGGCACAATTGCAGGAGGAGAAATCATTGATCCCATCACTCTTTCTCAAGCAATCAAATCTCTCATTGAAAAAATAAATACAAAAAGAAAGCACGCTAGCGTAGGAATTTGGGGAACAGCCGTGATCGTAAAGCGTGTTGGCCTTCCAAAGATGGATCTTCAGTTGCTCGATGAGCAAATTCGTTGGGAAGCAGAACAATATATTCCATTCGATATTCAGGAAATCAATTTGGAATATCATGTTTTAAATTCTTCTCAAGCAAGTGCTGACACCATGGATATTCTTCTTGTGGCTGCCAAAAAAGATTTAATCATGAACTATTTAGAAACGGTAGAGAGTGCTGGTATTTCTTGTTCAGTTTTAGACGTAAGTAGTTTTGCTCTAGCAAATTGTTTTATGAAAAATCACCCAGAGTTCAATAATGACACGATTGCTGTTTTTGATATCGGCAGTGGCATTACAAATTTTGTTGTTGTTGAGAATGGCGAAGTTGTTTTTGCCAGAGACATTCCGATGGGTGGATTCAATTACACTTCAGACATTCAAAAAGGAATGGGCGTAAGTGTAGAAGAAGCTGAAGGATTAAAGTTGGATATCTCTCTCGGCAGACCTGCTCCAGAAGAACTTAAGACTATTGTGCAATCTTCGCATGAAAATTTCTGTGATGAACTGAATCGCAGTTTGGATTTTTTTACATCAACTTCGAATCAAGGAAAAATCCAAAGAATTTATCTTACAGGCGGCGGCAGTTTAATGATTGGCCTTAAAGAATCATTAGCCAATCTGTCGCAGTTGCCTGTGGAAATGTTTAATCCTTTCCACAGCATTCAAGTGGATAAGAATGCGATTGCGTCAGAATATATTTCTCAAATTGCACCTCTTGCAGCAGTTGCGGTTGGATTGGGTTTACGTAAAGCGGGTGACAGATGA
- the pilO gene encoding type 4a pilus biogenesis protein PilO, producing MKEKLENMPILVFLLVGVAFAGYNYMGSLSINETLQNQIAQLNSQLQEKKVGLTKAQNSSSEIPMMKEEITKLSQSLSKATELIPASGTTRDVVMVVSEEAKNAGIRVTQARPTDGQTKNYFDELPMEVEFEGSFSQLTLFMYQLSKRQLIIHPTDMNLSTKEIVDGQTNLKMAGKLVGFKYKETKR from the coding sequence ATGAAAGAAAAATTAGAAAACATGCCCATTCTAGTGTTTCTTTTGGTAGGCGTAGCCTTTGCGGGATACAATTACATGGGAAGTCTCTCGATTAACGAAACTCTACAAAATCAAATTGCTCAGTTGAACTCTCAGCTTCAAGAGAAAAAAGTAGGCCTAACAAAAGCCCAAAACTCAAGCTCTGAAATTCCTATGATGAAAGAGGAAATCACAAAGCTCAGCCAATCTTTAAGCAAGGCCACAGAATTGATCCCGGCAAGTGGTACGACGAGAGATGTTGTTATGGTGGTATCTGAAGAAGCTAAAAATGCCGGAATCAGAGTGACTCAGGCTCGTCCCACAGATGGTCAGACAAAAAACTATTTTGATGAATTACCAATGGAAGTTGAATTTGAAGGTTCATTCTCTCAGCTTACACTTTTCATGTATCAACTCTCTAAGCGTCAATTGATTATCCATCCAACAGATATGAATCTATCAACAAAAGAAATTGTTGATGGCCAAACAAATCTCAAGATGGCAGGTAAGCTCGTAGGATTTAAATACAAGGAGACTAAACGATGA
- a CDS encoding PilN domain-containing protein yields the protein MIKVNLLKDAGKKQKKGGDSTILDSDFRNAVGGAVGENNAIIKRVAFLIIPIIVVFAYTWHVESGLKSDVEKLNKQAVVLDGQLEALKPELNTIEQLKGEKNKLSTELGAIKELSKKRYTYVKILDSLQSLIPEKAWVTKLTIKDQIISIEGRAIEDAIISSFMQNLEESAYFSNVTWVNSAEVNEPQGLVKSFSIRLDLENI from the coding sequence ATGATTAAGGTCAATTTACTTAAGGACGCCGGAAAAAAACAAAAGAAAGGTGGGGACTCTACCATTCTTGATTCTGATTTTCGAAATGCAGTTGGAGGTGCCGTTGGTGAAAACAATGCCATCATCAAGAGAGTTGCATTCTTGATAATTCCCATTATCGTGGTTTTTGCTTACACCTGGCACGTAGAAAGTGGGTTGAAATCTGACGTAGAGAAATTAAATAAGCAAGCGGTAGTTTTGGATGGTCAATTGGAAGCCTTAAAGCCTGAGCTGAATACTATTGAGCAATTGAAAGGTGAAAAAAACAAACTTTCAACAGAGTTAGGCGCAATCAAAGAACTTTCTAAGAAAAGATACACTTACGTTAAGATTCTAGATTCTCTCCAAAGCTTAATCCCAGAAAAAGCATGGGTCACAAAGCTAACTATAAAAGACCAAATCATTTCTATAGAGGGAAGAGCTATCGAAGATGCGATCATCTCGTCTTTCATGCAAAATCTAGAAGAAAGTGCCTATTTTTCGAATGTAACATGGGTGAATTCAGCAGAAGTGAATGAGCCTCAAGGATTAGTGAAGTCATTCAGTATTCGACTCGACTTGGAGAATATCTAA
- a CDS encoding penicillin-insensitive murein endopeptidase produces the protein MKTHILIVITSVICASLSYAGIEQSIRYYTNGNLVNPTTLPPEAPGLVKIRRTKDRTYSTHELATMIETIAHEVAQKYPGRDRLQIGDVANAKGGTIGQHKSHRNGLDADIVYYRKNNKEQDPFWAGNYVEKFVKKGKPTENFDAERNWQLLTKLASFPQVERVFVDIGIKRALCAIHVNNRDPIAQQALRIMRPASLHDDHMHVRITCPPGSPRCVAQDPPAPGNGCGNNRMELDLLQSILEEETGC, from the coding sequence ATGAAAACACACATCTTGATCGTCATCACATCCGTGATCTGTGCATCGCTTTCATATGCAGGGATCGAACAATCAATCCGGTACTACACCAATGGTAACTTAGTTAACCCAACTACTTTACCGCCAGAGGCACCAGGGTTAGTTAAGATCCGAAGAACCAAGGATCGCACATACAGCACTCACGAATTGGCCACCATGATTGAGACTATCGCCCATGAGGTGGCTCAAAAGTATCCTGGCAGGGATCGCCTCCAAATTGGAGATGTAGCTAACGCTAAAGGTGGGACCATTGGACAACACAAAAGTCATCGCAACGGTCTAGACGCTGATATCGTTTACTATCGTAAGAACAATAAAGAGCAAGATCCCTTTTGGGCTGGCAACTATGTTGAGAAGTTTGTAAAAAAAGGCAAACCCACGGAAAATTTTGATGCTGAGAGAAATTGGCAGCTTTTGACAAAACTTGCGTCCTTTCCTCAAGTAGAGCGTGTTTTTGTTGATATTGGTATTAAAAGAGCTCTTTGCGCAATTCATGTGAACAACCGAGATCCAATCGCTCAACAGGCTTTGAGAATCATGAGACCTGCATCCTTGCATGATGACCATATGCATGTGCGTATTACTTGTCCTCCAGGAAGTCCCCGCTGTGTGGCGCAAGATCCACCTGCACCAGGAAACGGTTGTGGAAATAACAGAATGGAGCTGGATTTACTTCAATCTATCTTGGAAGAAGAGACTGGTTGTTAA
- a CDS encoding cupin domain-containing protein, with the protein MVVTRWQAPIIPSIEQIKMIFVNEGLEPIEELFPRESKIKEHRHPFDEIRMVVDGELLVNVSGNQLLLRAGDRIEIPSNTRHQYGAHGQGDCLCVIAQRPPL; encoded by the coding sequence ATGGTTGTTACACGTTGGCAAGCGCCGATTATTCCGTCGATCGAACAGATCAAAATGATTTTTGTGAACGAAGGTCTCGAGCCCATCGAAGAGCTTTTTCCGCGCGAATCAAAAATTAAAGAACATCGTCATCCATTTGATGAAATCAGAATGGTCGTTGATGGTGAATTACTGGTCAACGTTTCTGGAAATCAGTTGTTACTTCGCGCTGGTGATCGTATCGAAATTCCGTCCAATACACGTCATCAGTATGGCGCACATGGTCAGGGCGATTGTCTTTGTGTTATTGCCCAAAGACCTCCTCTTTAA
- a CDS encoding AMIN domain-containing protein: MKKIITRSDLMKRLLAMMMVSIMTISQLSCTSSFSDGEEGDEVAQETAQLEKDSEQPDAEQPNADNNAEASEEEVDLNESEVAAQETVQQPATDFADEENLDEAFQAENQSEQVPEPEISETPAYEDELSAVDSNVRVTGLDYKANENGGTIVIQTSGPAKYTTQENGANNQYIVEIDNAELPSQFQRPYNTKEFSGVVGMINAYQRPGTNKVRIIVQLKKPTPVSVVQEGNSLVVVPGAAVAATPTPEISAEASSGASQSSMGGQEVAVAEDDGQAGERPTALNSKTLDEFLMGETKFYGKKISIEIIDGEIRDVITFISEESGVNLVLSDEIKGKISVKLRQIPWDQALVVIMQTKQLGYIRQGNILRISTLTSIRAETDSAKQLLDAQKQLEPLKVKVFPISYAKAKDLEPQAMGFLSTRGSAKADERTNNLVVRDIAENVNKIEKLLTRLDTQTPQVYIEGKIVESKTSNAREIGISWTDNSAGAVGLNLATGNVINTGNISLSAKLALLESDDKVKILSSPRIVTLDNQPANIEQSTQFPTYITTIDEETNEKTTTVEYKTVKLSLNVTPQITADGGVILKTEILREFAGAVDTRAPDTGARSLNSRSAKSTILVDNGSTAVLGGIYSTDNTEGNAGIPLLRKIPIIGWLFGQDKMTYDKNELLIFLTPRVINKDKAFNMMSEDTDAGSDTL, translated from the coding sequence ATGAAAAAAATAATAACAAGGTCAGATCTAATGAAAAGACTACTAGCAATGATGATGGTTTCCATCATGACAATTTCTCAATTGAGCTGTACGTCATCTTTTTCAGATGGAGAAGAAGGCGATGAAGTAGCACAGGAAACGGCACAGCTAGAGAAAGATTCAGAGCAACCGGATGCTGAACAACCAAATGCAGATAACAACGCGGAAGCTTCCGAAGAAGAAGTTGATCTCAACGAATCAGAAGTGGCTGCACAAGAAACTGTACAACAACCTGCAACAGATTTTGCTGACGAAGAAAATTTAGATGAAGCTTTTCAAGCTGAAAATCAATCGGAACAAGTTCCTGAACCAGAAATTTCAGAAACTCCGGCTTACGAAGACGAATTGTCAGCCGTGGATTCAAATGTACGCGTGACAGGTTTAGATTACAAAGCAAACGAGAACGGCGGAACCATCGTCATTCAAACAAGTGGGCCAGCGAAGTACACGACTCAAGAGAATGGTGCAAATAACCAATACATCGTTGAAATTGATAACGCTGAACTTCCTTCTCAATTCCAAAGACCATACAATACAAAAGAATTTTCCGGCGTCGTGGGCATGATCAATGCTTATCAAAGACCTGGAACAAATAAAGTTAGAATTATTGTTCAGTTAAAAAAGCCAACGCCTGTCTCTGTAGTGCAAGAAGGAAACTCTTTAGTGGTGGTTCCCGGTGCTGCTGTAGCGGCAACCCCGACTCCAGAAATTTCAGCGGAAGCTTCCTCGGGCGCTTCGCAATCCTCAATGGGTGGTCAAGAAGTAGCTGTAGCAGAAGATGATGGTCAAGCAGGTGAGAGACCAACAGCATTGAATTCTAAAACTTTAGATGAATTCCTAATGGGCGAAACAAAGTTTTACGGAAAAAAGATTTCAATTGAAATCATCGACGGAGAAATCAGAGACGTTATCACTTTTATCTCGGAAGAGAGTGGTGTGAACTTAGTTCTTTCAGATGAGATCAAAGGAAAAATTTCTGTAAAACTAAGACAAATTCCTTGGGACCAAGCTTTGGTTGTGATCATGCAAACCAAACAACTGGGTTACATCCGCCAAGGAAATATCCTAAGAATTTCAACACTGACAAGTATCCGCGCCGAAACAGATTCTGCAAAACAACTCCTAGATGCGCAAAAACAATTGGAACCTTTAAAGGTAAAGGTATTCCCAATTTCTTATGCAAAAGCAAAAGATCTTGAGCCCCAAGCAATGGGTTTCTTGAGCACAAGAGGTTCTGCAAAAGCAGATGAAAGAACAAACAACCTTGTCGTGAGAGACATTGCCGAGAACGTAAATAAAATCGAAAAACTATTAACAAGATTAGATACGCAAACTCCGCAAGTTTACATCGAGGGTAAAATTGTAGAGAGTAAAACCTCAAACGCGAGAGAAATTGGTATCAGCTGGACAGACAACAGTGCAGGTGCAGTGGGTCTTAATTTAGCGACAGGAAATGTGATCAACACAGGTAATATTTCTTTATCAGCAAAACTCGCGTTATTGGAATCAGACGACAAAGTTAAAATTCTTTCTTCGCCAAGAATTGTAACTCTGGATAATCAACCCGCAAATATAGAGCAGTCGACCCAATTCCCGACATATATCACTACCATCGATGAAGAAACAAATGAGAAGACAACAACAGTAGAATACAAAACTGTAAAGCTTAGCCTCAACGTAACTCCCCAAATCACAGCGGATGGTGGTGTGATCTTAAAGACAGAAATCCTAAGAGAATTTGCAGGTGCCGTGGATACAAGAGCGCCAGACACAGGAGCTCGTTCCCTCAACTCAAGAAGTGCTAAGTCTACAATCCTCGTGGATAACGGAAGCACAGCCGTCCTCGGTGGTATCTATTCAACGGACAACACCGAAGGCAACGCTGGTATCCCATTGTTAAGAAAAATCCCAATCATCGGTTGGTTGTTTGGTCAGGACAAAATGACCTACGACAAAAACGAATTATTAATTTTCTTAACTCCAAGAGTAATCAATAAAGACAAAGCTTTCAATATGATGAGCGAAGACACCGACGCCGGCTCCGACACCCTATAA
- a CDS encoding replication-associated recombination protein A: MDLFSQNEQFDTDRPLAERLRPKALEQIVGQEDVLKKDSWLRKSLESDQFPSLILWGPPGTGKTTFAKIIATHTQKQFIALNAIATGAKEIREICESAKNNKRMYQRGTVLFIDEIHRLNKAQQDVFLPYVESGDIILVGATTENPSFEVNSALLSRSRVVVFKRHVDESLLKILNSAFEEYELSIDDIFQEDSLQYILQLADGDARRLLNRAEEIIIYYQNLTAKSAFPVDVEKLKDLLGSKTLYHDKSGESHYDTISAFIKSLRGSDPDAALYYLARLLEGGEDPKFIARRLVILASEDVGNADPKALEIATSGFHAVEMIGLPECGINLAQVVVYLASAPKSNSSYMGLKRAQAEVQKSGQLPIPLSIRNAPTKFMKEQGYGKDYNYAHEGDKGWQEQQFLPDDIKDKKFYESKGLGFEKKMNEYLSWLKNR, encoded by the coding sequence ATGGATCTTTTCTCTCAAAACGAACAATTTGATACGGATAGACCGCTCGCAGAACGTTTGCGTCCCAAGGCTTTAGAGCAAATCGTTGGCCAAGAAGATGTACTCAAAAAAGACAGCTGGCTGAGAAAAAGTCTAGAGTCCGATCAATTTCCAAGTTTAATTCTATGGGGTCCTCCAGGTACGGGGAAAACAACATTCGCAAAAATCATTGCCACGCACACCCAAAAACAATTCATCGCCCTCAACGCAATTGCAACTGGAGCAAAAGAAATCCGAGAAATTTGCGAGTCAGCAAAAAATAACAAGCGAATGTATCAGCGTGGAACAGTTTTGTTTATCGATGAGATTCATAGATTAAACAAAGCTCAACAAGATGTTTTTTTACCTTACGTCGAAAGTGGCGATATCATTTTAGTTGGCGCAACAACTGAAAATCCAAGTTTCGAAGTGAACTCGGCCCTTCTCAGTAGATCCAGAGTCGTAGTTTTTAAAAGGCATGTAGATGAATCTCTCTTAAAAATCCTAAATAGTGCTTTTGAAGAATATGAACTTTCCATCGATGACATTTTCCAAGAGGATTCTCTCCAGTACATTCTTCAATTGGCAGATGGAGACGCAAGACGCCTTCTCAATCGCGCAGAAGAAATCATAATTTATTACCAAAATCTCACGGCCAAATCGGCATTCCCGGTGGATGTAGAAAAACTCAAAGATCTTTTGGGTTCAAAAACTCTTTATCACGACAAATCTGGAGAATCACACTACGACACCATCTCCGCTTTCATAAAAAGCTTAAGAGGATCAGATCCCGATGCCGCTCTTTATTATTTAGCAAGATTACTCGAGGGTGGTGAAGATCCAAAATTCATCGCAAGAAGACTTGTGATTTTAGCTTCAGAGGATGTGGGCAACGCAGATCCAAAAGCTCTAGAAATCGCAACCAGTGGATTTCATGCAGTAGAGATGATTGGCCTTCCCGAATGCGGAATCAACCTCGCGCAAGTGGTTGTTTATTTGGCTTCAGCACCAAAATCCAATTCTTCATACATGGGATTAAAGCGCGCTCAAGCAGAAGTTCAAAAGTCAGGACAACTTCCCATCCCACTCTCTATTCGTAACGCTCCAACAAAGTTTATGAAAGAACAGGGTTACGGCAAAGATTATAACTATGCACATGAGGGCGACAAAGGCTGGCAAGAACAGCAGTTCTTACCAGACGATATTAAGGACAAAAAATTCTACGAATCCAAAGGTTTGGGTTTCGAAAAAAAAATGAACGAATATCTCAGCTGGTTAAAAAACCGTTAA
- a CDS encoding pilus assembly protein PilP translates to MKKFTLLGIIFTGLLAVGLKSFAQNYQEPTAPSSLEDMQEIPDQTVAPTNVVAPSLSPQITDPFLEGFFEDIGYTPTDRRDPFLPYLSPTVKLTQSPSIPLEPLQKFALTQLKLVGIIWDVGRPKALVEDPSGRSHIIIENTKLGQEMGYVAAIREGEIIVVEQLVNAEGRKSFQTKILKLSSVKGVGQ, encoded by the coding sequence ATGAAAAAGTTTACTCTCTTGGGAATCATTTTTACAGGCTTATTGGCTGTGGGACTAAAATCTTTCGCTCAAAACTATCAAGAACCAACGGCTCCATCTTCTTTAGAAGATATGCAGGAGATTCCCGATCAAACAGTTGCTCCAACAAATGTGGTAGCACCATCTCTTTCACCACAAATAACAGATCCATTCTTAGAAGGTTTTTTTGAGGACATTGGTTACACACCAACGGACCGTAGAGATCCATTCTTACCGTACTTAAGTCCAACAGTAAAACTGACTCAGTCTCCGAGTATTCCTCTGGAGCCGTTACAAAAATTTGCCTTAACACAATTGAAGTTAGTAGGAATCATTTGGGATGTGGGACGACCTAAGGCACTCGTGGAAGATCCTTCGGGCAGAAGTCATATCATCATTGAGAATACGAAATTGGGCCAAGAGATGGGTTATGTAGCAGCTATCCGCGAAGGTGAAATCATCGTGGTAGAGCAGTTGGTCAATGCTGAAGGAAGAAAATCATTTCAAACAAAGATACTTAAGCTTTCTAGCGTAAAAGGGGTTGGGCAATGA
- a CDS encoding prepilin peptidase has translation MFDEIMNPYMNFYWTGAFFILGALFGSFANVAIYRIPKEESVVTTGSHCYGCKNPVKFYDNIPILSWLILRGKCRNCGAKFSFRYCLVEIITAFLFAGTFMKLGWSFFLLEVLVLILGLVIVSFIDIDHFIIPDKISLPGIVIGLVGGLLNPERTFVDSLLGMLLGGGFLWAVAYVYFLLKKEEGMGGGDIKLLAWIGAILGWMSIPFIILGSSILGSIVGLLIIWKSKDTNSSGMKTVIPFGPYIAFAAILYIFGGEAIGKWYINLFMPGL, from the coding sequence TTGTTTGATGAAATCATGAATCCTTACATGAATTTTTATTGGACGGGTGCCTTTTTTATTTTAGGAGCTCTCTTCGGCAGTTTTGCTAACGTTGCCATATATAGAATTCCCAAGGAAGAAAGCGTCGTTACTACTGGCAGTCACTGTTATGGTTGCAAAAATCCTGTAAAATTTTATGACAATATTCCTATTTTATCTTGGCTGATTCTCAGAGGTAAATGTCGAAACTGTGGCGCAAAATTTTCTTTTAGATACTGCTTAGTCGAAATCATCACTGCATTTTTATTTGCAGGAACTTTTATGAAATTAGGCTGGAGCTTTTTTCTTCTAGAAGTTCTGGTTTTAATTCTAGGGCTAGTGATAGTTTCATTTATCGATATAGATCATTTTATTATTCCAGATAAAATATCATTGCCAGGAATAGTTATAGGTTTAGTAGGTGGGCTTCTCAATCCAGAGAGAACTTTTGTGGATTCACTCTTGGGAATGCTTTTGGGTGGAGGATTTCTCTGGGCCGTGGCTTATGTTTATTTTCTTTTAAAAAAAGAAGAAGGTATGGGCGGCGGCGACATCAAGCTTCTTGCTTGGATCGGTGCAATTCTTGGTTGGATGAGTATTCCATTTATAATTTTAGGTTCATCTATTCTTGGAAGTATTGTTGGACTGCTCATCATTTGGAAATCCAAAGACACTAACTCTTCAGGAATGAAAACCGTAATTCCATTCGGACCTTACATCGCATTCGCGGCAATCTTGTACATTTTTGGCGGCGAAGCCATCGGAAAATGGTACATCAATCTTTTTATGCCAGGACTCTGA